The sequence cctgtggaattgccacggttcatgtcttcctcaggaagaatatctttagccggtttggagtcccaagagccctcatcagtgatggagggagccacttttgtaacaaaccattaGAATCTCTCCTCCTAcaatatggggtaaaacacaaagtagccacaccttaccatcctcaaacaagagggcaaactgagatatccaacagagagctgaagaggatcctggaaaagactgtgggtgcatctagaaaggattggttgaagaagctggatgatactctttgggcatacagaacagcattcaaaactccacttggaatgtctccatatcaactggtctatgggaaggcttgtcatttaccactggagctggaacacaaagctctctgggctatcaagatactaaattttgacagcattgctgctggtgcaaaaagaatcttacagctgcaagagatggatgaattcaggtcacaagcctatgaaaacactaagatgtataaagaaaaggcaaagagaaaacatgacatgcatcttgcgcccaggagtttcgaaaaggggcagcgagtactcctttacaattctaaattaaggatgttcccaggaaaactcaagtcaaggtggtccggacctttcatggttatgaaagtatcaccatatggccacatcgaaatcacggatgaaggttcagagaggacttttacagtgaatggacaaagactcaagcattatctgggcaacatgggggaaaaccccagagtaaagtaccatctcaagtaattaaggactcgtcgagctagcgacgataaaagagcgctctgttgggaggcaacccaacctcaggtaatttcactttcatctttatttcaataaaagtcACAAGTCGTTTCCCCtctattgtaaggagctaagtttggtgttccacactagaacaatccaagagtgatggtgtaattctaagtttggtgttccaccaaaggacattggttagaattacactccactcTAAAAGAATattgctagctccatccaatcaagagaaacaacttagatgtagttagactataggtgatcattgctttgttgaCAACAAGATATGGGGTTCTCTACATGAGTTTGTtgtatgatcataagttagctaagttagttcaaccataaggtgggatgacaactatctggcctgaatactttgctttgaatatactcatgagactaagcatatgacaagatcctaataagagaaagagaaaagaataatgaaagtggaaagaaacaaaagaaaaagagtaagcaataaggctaggcatcaacattgtcactaacgttggcctaaggagaaacataccacgttaactcccacgttaacttgattaacgtgggagctaacgatagaacattcttctaattaaagttgcttgatcaatcaatccctgtgggattcgacctcactttattgtgagtttttacttgacgacaaattcggtacacttgccgaagggagatttgttgcgagacaagtttttcgtgcatcagatgccttacagaaagcttgccatggaaaggagtaggaatgattggatgatgacagcaggaaagcagaggttcagaggaacaaaagcatctctatacgcttatctgaaattctcaccaatgatttacataagtatttctatctttattttttgtttatttattattattattcgaaaactccaaaaccatttgatatccgcctgactgagatttacaagatgaccatagcttgcttcataccaataatctccgtgcaatcgacccttactcacgtaaggttttattacttggacgacccagtgcacttgctggttagttgtatcgaagttgtgaatgaaaaaatgatttattaaagacgtgcgtactgagtttttggcgccgttgcctgagatcacaatttcgtgcaccagtgctccggtgtatttatagtagtgtgggctgacctttctgataagataagttagttatcttatcttatcttatctaattttgagtgaagtcagcttatctttaagggaaccgcctttatctctatgggcttgggttgcctttggatttgggtcgtgttcctctatttgggcccattattgggctctcctgtcgatttggtCGACCTCTTTgaaaagaggtcgggtagcctaacctgaagaggtcggtcgctttatcgccaatcatcccaggtcggatagctcgacccagggtatgaacacctacctttaccctagccccattacaacctatgaataaatccttatgatgaatgtatgcatgcattgaataattgttgattgttagatgaaaaacaaatcttggaaagcatgattagaggggaattgagtgaattgacgctatacacttgagcgactagagcggatacactccggtgagggtttgatgctcaattccttgttcccggctttcatgagcttttcttcttgcaagtctacttgtactttattttgatatttgaattggtaggattcatgagtcatcatactacttagccctacatgtgcatatgtgttcttggagattgatttgcttttgaccaagtaggtagaagcattttgcatttagttgcatgcatgtagataggtttatatagtttccttgcattgaataaatgttcataccccttttcttgtccttctttattcttagcatgaggacatgcttggtttaagtatggggagatttgataaaccccgattttgtggtttatcttgtgcttaatttaggggattttatcacattttctcacatttattcaataaaatagcatggttttgcaattctcccttgatttgtgcttaaatgtgaaaacatgctttttaggccttaaaatagctaaattcaattcactttaattccattcgatgccttgatgtgtttgttgagtgatttcaggttcataaggcaagcattgggtggaagaagtgaggagaaaagcatgcaaagtgggagaactcatgaagaaatgaaggaaccgtaaagctgtcaagcctgacctcttcgcactcaatcgaccataacttgagctaaagaggtccaaatgagccggttctagttgcgttggaaagctaacatctggggcttcgaaatgatataaatttttttatagttgCCTGACGTATAGGGGCAGGCACGTGCACTGTATGTGTGCGCCCGATGGAGctgcgtgggtccactttaagcaACTCGTTGAGGgcaatttctagctcattttgggcccaatccaactcatttctgatgctattgaacccaaggattgaggaggGAATGAAcctagtcatagtttagtttttatcatgttttaggatagaattctagagagagaggctctctcctctcactagatttaggatagaaattaaggtaaacttaggttaatcactctcaaatttctctttcaattcttgttttggttttagttctcattatattttagtgttctattatctcaatcttcttagtttttcttgttaatttcttgttttactctcttttatgttgatgaaccattgttgaatcttaattttctttaatgcaattttatgtttctatgtcctttttatgttcatcttaattgctattgttgatttcttgcttgtggtagttatgggtttcattaattctagcattttgttatgtttacttttattgcactctaggtatttgatgaaatgttttctctaaattttgagtagttttctttattcttggcctaggctaagggaattgagtgaccttgagtcattgggtctcattgaattggtgatttgagaacccttgatgatcaatttgatatccattgatactaacccactactaattcaattagtagataggttgggacttatgggttgatgtgatcaaacctatttgacgtacttcaagcctaggagtagatattacgtacttaaggcttttggaagtagacttaataggttggcctctcataattgtcaatatttggtatgtagacaaggatggtgatctcaattacctatgtctagccaagagttctttcatttattttattagttcttgttgtttACTTTCTTGCTTGATTtattcttcttgtcatttaaattcttgcccatttattttcttgccaattaaaagtcaaacccccttgcattttcatagccaataattgatcacttcattgcaattccttgtgagacgacccagagtttaaaatacttcggttaatttttatttggggtttgtacttgtgataacTCAaacttaatttgatttgaggattgactattggtttggactatactaacaacggaattattttgtggaattccgaaccggtataaatccttgtaTCATTGCATGAAAGCTATTGTTGTACGCAAACcccaccaatggcatgtaacggtCCCAACTTCCCTGTTGATCCAATACACATGCCCTCAGCATATCTTCCAATGTCTGAATAGTCTTTTCCGACTGTCCATCTGTTTGTGGATGATACGCAGTACTGAGACATAGCTTCGTACCAaaagctctttggaaagctccccaaaaccttgatgtgaatcggggatcacgaTCTGACACTATGCTCGACGGTATACCGTGCAACCTAATATCACCTTGATGTACAACCTTGCTAACTTCTCCATAGAACAGTTCACTcgaataggcagaaaatgagtggatttggttaagcgatccacgattACCCAAATtgcatcaaatcccgacctagtcctcggtaaaccgatcacaaagtccatcgcaactccttcccacttccactgaggaatctcaagtggctgtAGCATTCCCGATggtttctgatgctctatcttcaccttttgacaagttaagtaCTTTGAGACATATTTCGCCACATCTTTCTTCAtaccaggccaccagaacataaCCTTCAGGtcgtggtacatcttagtactcccaGGGTGAATAGAAAACCCGCTCTTGTGTGCTTCTCTCAATATATCTTGCCGCAAAGTCCCAACATCCAGCACAATGattctacccttgaatctccacaaTCCATCTTGATCCCATGACACTCTCCACTGCTTCCATTGTTTGATAGCTGGTAATACCTTAGGTAACACATCATCATTttgatgagcctttaggagttcagatttaaagtcacttgagatATGTAACTTATTCAAGCAGGCATTTTCGACAACTTCACTAATATCCAACTTAAGATCCATAAACTTACCCACTAACTCCTCctccttgattctcatccaagtGATCGTTAAAGACTTCCGACTCAATGCGTCTACTACCACATTCACCTTTCCAGGATGATAACtcagttcaaaatcataatcagTTAACacctccatccacctcctctgacgcatattaagctctttctgatcaaagatgtattTGAGACTCTTATGATAAGAAAAGACGCTAAACCTCACTCTgtacaagtggtgtctccaaatctttagtgcaaacacaatcgccgctaattccaagtcatgagttagGTAGTTTACCTCGTGCGGTCTTAGCTGACGTgatgcgtaagccaccacattccagtgttgcatcaacacgcaacctaAACCCTTCAGAGAAGAAACACAGTATACTTCAAACGGTTCATGCGGTTCTGGTAAAATCAAAACCGGCGCTAAAGTTAACTTCTGCTTCGAGGTTTGAAAACTCTCTTCACACTCTGACGTCCATACAAAAGGCACTTCCTTCCTTGTCAACTTAGTCATCGGTAGTGCAATCCGGGAAAATCCTTCAATAAATCTCTGGTAATATCCGGCTAAGCCCAAGAAGCTTCTGACTTCCATCACCATAGttggtctttcccattccatcactgCTTCTACCTTAGAAGGATCCACAGCTATCCCTCCTTTGTTTACCACATGGCCTAAGAACTTTACCTcctccttccaaaactcacacttcgaCAGCTTAGCATACAATCTTCGCTCCTTTaagatttgcaacacaatcctcaagtgTTCTTCATGCTCCTTCACCGTCTTAGAGTAAACCATGATGTCATCTACGAAAACCACCACGAATTTTTCCAGAAAAGGACTAAAGACCCtattcatataatccatgaaaacagcaggagcattcgttaacccaaaggacaaTACCGCAAACTCGTAATGTCCATAGCATATCCTAAATGCAGTCTTAGGGATATCATCCTCTTTCACCCTTATTtgatggtaaccggatctcaaatTGATCTTGGAAAACACTCTGGCTTCTCGCagttgatccatcaagtcatctatccaTGGCAGAGGATACTTGTTCTTCACAGTTACTTTGTTTAACTGTTGGTAATCCACACACAGTCGCATTCCTCCATCCTTCAACTTTACCAATAAAACTGGCACTCCCTACAGTGATACTCTTGGTTGAATGAACCATTTATTCAaaagctcttccaactgagtctttaatTCTGCCAGCTCTGTCGGAGCCATGCTGTACGGCGCAATCGACACTGGTCCGGCTCCCGGCACCAATTCAATCGCGAACTCAATTTCCCTATGAGGTGAAAACTCAAGAATATCTTCCGAGAATACCTCAGGAAAGTCTCTTACCACCGGAATCTGATCCAAGTTCTGGGCATCACCCAACGCATTAGCAGCTAATAAGATATAACCCCGACACTCCTCTCTACTATAGTACACCATTACAGAGTTCAAGTAATAGCCCTCAGCTATCACTGCTCCCTTTTCTCCTTCTGGCATAAAATTAATTGACcgctcaaagcaatccaacaacACTCGATTcttcgacaaccaatcaaaccccaaaatcatctccaacccaaccattggtaagcaaatcaaatcatgcacaaagtctctaccctcaagcttgaaacTTACTTGCCTACACCCTGACTTAGTTATAACCGTCTGATGCGGAGTATGTACATACAGATCAAAAGCTAACTCTGACATTTTCAAGCTTAGTTCCTCAACCTGAGCAAACAAAATGAATGAATACAGTGCTCCAGTATCATACAATGCAATTAATGTTTTATCACCAATTAAACATATACCTCTTATCAACGGATCCGCCTTGGAAGCATCCTTGGCGTTCACAGCAAAGACTCGACCATGATGCTGACCTTGACCCGCATTCGAATTCTTCCCACGAGTGCAATTCCTCGTAATATGACTAGGCAAGCCACAGTTGAAACATCCACCTAAACCAATCTTGCAAGAGTCATATGGGTGAAATCGTCCACAACGCACACAAGTCAAATTCGGAGAATCCTTACTCTGATGTTCTCTTCTTTTGCCATGCTGAAACTGATCCTGAGTGCTCTTTCTGAAGCCTCCTTAACCTTGAGGCGCATATCCTCCTGTCTTGAAGCTTTGACCCCTCAGATGGAAATACTTGCCATGTCTCCGACTAGAACTTCCTCCATGAGTGTCCTTGGATGCAGCTATAGTCTTGGCATACTCCTCCACCACCCTTGCTTTGTTCACCAAATCAGAAAAAGTACGGATCTCCATAAGAGCCAAAGCAGTCATAATGTTGTCCTTCAGCCCCCTTTGATATTTAATACACTTACAACTCTCATAAGTCTCCGGGGCACCCTGACATACCCTATAAAACCTACAGAGTTCCTCAAACTTGCTTGTGTAGTCTGCCACAAAAAggaaaccttgcttcagctgcataagttccatTTTCTTTGTTTCCCTTGTAGACTCAGAGAAATATTTTTTGTAGAAGGCCGTCTGAAATACATCCCAAGGGACATCAGCGTTCTGGAGCTGTAGCAAGCGACACTCTGCTTGCCACCACTGCTGGGCCTCTCTCGCCAGCTGataagcagcaaattcaacataCTGATTATTCGGAACGTGCTGCACCTGTAAAGCACACTCCATGGCCTGGAACCAGTTGTCTGCTTCTGTTAGAGTAGTTGAGCCTCGGAAAAttggcggatgaaccttgagGAACGTCGCCAAGGTCATCGGAACACCTCCCGCATTATCGCCGTTTCCCTCAGCATTATCATGAGCATTCCCTTCACCATTCCCATTTCCGTTTCTGGCAAGTTGGCCCAATCTCCGCACAGCTTGTAGAGTCACAGCAGCATTAGCCTCCATAGTGTTTGCCAGATTAGCCACAGCCGCCATGAATTCGGCATGGTTGTCAGCCGGTTGCGCATTTCTACTTTCTCGTGAACGTGCTCAACCTCGTCCAcgagtggccattagggttcctgtctacaccaaacaatcgatatcagggtaatcagtctcaatatcaaaagcctagtgcttcaattatccaaaacaggcactcacaaacaagcatgctatgcaatattggtgcacgaaattgtgatcacacttttcacaactctgcacaactaaccagcaagtgcactgggtccttGACGAACGgtttttttgctagtaaagaatttcacaaatatagtctcgttgaaagtatagtttttaGACCAACAAAGAATCATTTCGTGCAaagattttggttgtcacaagtaacaaacccctaataaaattgataaccgaagtatttaaacctcgggttgtctctcaagaaattgcagggaggtgttcttattattggttatgagttgtgtaaattggggttttggattaagagATCAGAAAAGTGAATTGCGAAGGAAACTGACTAATAattataaaaggctcttggcaaggaatgaaaattggaagttctatccttattaTCGCCCTCAatagtgatgagaattgttggttgcaaccacttagttaaccctctaaTTACGAAGAAAAGTCAAGTGTATGAATAAGTTTGATTCCTCAAGTACtagtcaactcccaagggaagactagctttagtgaaatccaaaccaattagcaaccttcaattgtcaatcaactaaggagtttgataactcaagtgtcaccaattactcaaccaaagccaagagaagAAAATCTatttgaataaaaatgccttgaccatgagaagattaattggaagttacatccttgttggaatctctcAAGAGTAATGGTAAAAGATTGTTGTtattacttagttaacccttaccgaataagggAAAGTTAAGTACATGAACCAACGTCTGTCACGAGTCCTAGTCcgctcccttgggaaggtctagtgttATTGATCAGAAGGCCAGTCTATAACTTTTAATTACCACCAggctcttgagtattccaactcaagggtctcctattaatcaactcccaagtcaagttgggagtctactctactAACATGAATGCCATTACACCATATAAAGGGAGTAAAAAGggaacatggtaattaaaattcaattggaAACAATTAAACATATAATAGATTTAAATGGAAAAGTAatctttgcattaacaatccatgaaaataatccaattataaCCCTGAAAAAAGTAAATAGggattaaaagagtaaggaaacagaaaacaaactagaatgataaagtcttcaatggaggtagtatctctgtaatatccaactcaaaagcataaaactaggaatcctagatcctaaagagaggagagaaaattTCAATCTaaaaacctacatctaaaacctaaaattatgtgattaAAAAGTGTCTGATGATTcctccactctgtagcctctaatctgtgttttttgggccgaaaactaggtaaaaaataacccaaaaatcgctggttgcgaatcTTAATACGCTGGTTTTCCGTCAAAGCGACACGTGCGCGTGATATGACACGTGCACATCACCTAGATGTACggccactatggcaaattatatatcatttcaaagtcccagatgttagctctccaacgcaactagaactacctcatttggacctctgtagctcaagttat is a genomic window of Arachis ipaensis cultivar K30076 chromosome B06, Araip1.1, whole genome shotgun sequence containing:
- the LOC107646867 gene encoding uncharacterized protein LOC107646867, whose product is MAAVANLANTMEANAAVTLQAVRRLGQLARNGNGNGEGNAHDNAEGNGDNAGGVPMTLATFLKVHPPIFRGSTTLTEADNWFQAMECALQVQHVPNNQYVEFAAYQLAREAQQWWQAECRLLQLQNADVPWDVFQTAFYKKYFSESTRETKKMELMQLKQGFLFVADYTSKFEELCRFYRVCQGAPETYESCKCIKYQRGLKDNIMTALALMEIRTFSDLVNKARVVEEYAKTIAASKDTHGGSSSRRHGKYFHLRGQSFKTGGYAPQGGCFNCGLPSHITRNCTRGKNSNAGQGQHHGRVFAVNAKDASKADPLIRGICLIGDKTLIALYDTGALYSFILFAQVEELSLKMSELAFDLYVHTPHQTVITKSGCRQNRVLLDCFERSINFMPEGEKGAVIAEGYYLNSVMVYYSREECRGYILLAANALGDAQNLDQIPVVRDFPEVFSEDILEFSPHREIEFAIELVPGAGPVSIAPYSMAPTELAELKTQLEELLNKWFIQPRVSL